Proteins from a single region of Alphaproteobacteria bacterium:
- a CDS encoding methyltransferase domain-containing protein produces the protein MNAISPNPQPSALFNRQRLRQNRLRARANFADHNVLFEEVTMQLLDRLQGINRSFNRILDLGSRNFSLSKSLSKQDASRFIVHCPTLPDVKKLLPHHVCVADEEWLPFRDASFDLIISNLNLHWANDLPGALIQMRRALKPDGFFLSALFGGETLRELRECLYEAEMQLRGGVSQHISPFADIQDCGSLLQRAGFTLPVVDKERFTLTYQNSFQLMRELRGMGESNILNSRDKRFMPSELFIEADRIYRNRYATKSESGKSENGPSEKIDATFDIIFIAGWAPHDNQQKPLKPGEAQSRLAKALNTQEILTGEKSSP, from the coding sequence ATGAACGCAATCAGTCCAAATCCTCAGCCATCTGCGCTATTTAATCGCCAGCGTCTGCGCCAGAACCGCTTACGCGCGCGCGCCAATTTTGCTGATCACAATGTTTTGTTCGAAGAAGTAACCATGCAGTTGCTTGACAGGCTGCAAGGCATCAACCGTTCGTTTAATCGCATACTGGATTTGGGCTCGCGCAATTTCTCGCTCTCGAAATCACTTTCGAAACAGGATGCGTCGCGCTTTATTGTGCACTGCCCCACCCTGCCAGATGTCAAGAAGCTATTGCCCCATCATGTATGCGTCGCCGATGAGGAATGGTTGCCATTCCGTGATGCGTCGTTCGATTTAATTATCAGCAATTTGAATTTGCATTGGGCTAATGATTTGCCGGGCGCACTCATTCAAATGCGCCGAGCACTAAAGCCGGATGGTTTTTTCTTAAGTGCTTTATTTGGCGGCGAAACCTTACGCGAATTGCGTGAATGCCTTTATGAAGCGGAAATGCAACTGCGTGGCGGCGTGAGCCAGCACATTTCCCCTTTTGCCGATATTCAGGATTGCGGCAGTCTTCTGCAACGTGCAGGCTTTACATTGCCTGTGGTGGACAAAGAACGATTTACCCTCACCTACCAAAACAGTTTCCAGTTAATGCGCGAGTTGCGCGGCATGGGCGAAAGCAATATTCTCAACTCCCGCGATAAGCGGTTTATGCCAAGTGAACTGTTTATTGAAGCTGACCGGATATATCGAAATCGTTACGCTACCAAATCAGAATCTGGCAAATCGGAAAACGGTCCGTCCGAAAAAATTGATGCGACATTCGATATCATCTTCATTGCAGGATGGGCACCGCATGATAATCAACAAAAGCCGCTTAAGCCCGGTGAAGCGCAAAGCCGTCTCGCCAAAGCATTGAATACACAAGAAATACTGACAGGGGAAAAAT
- a CDS encoding ComF family protein: MAFMIPVASFFQQLQQSATHGLNVLLPPLCVVCEEMVGESHGFCGTCWRGFTFISPPFCSCCGLPFEYEGQSINDAALCGACLVDRPDFTAARAALVYNEASKSVLLPFKHQDRTDFARALARLLAHAGQALIEKADALMPVPLHFTRLFSRRYNQSALLVHQLAKLCGKPMVLHALARIRSTHSQGHLSREQRYSNVKNAFRVRPNALAQIEGRNLLLIDDVLTTGATANACVIALKKAGAANVDVLTLARVVKAHS; this comes from the coding sequence ATGGCCTTTATGATTCCAGTGGCATCGTTTTTCCAGCAGTTACAACAATCTGCAACACATGGCCTAAATGTGTTGCTGCCACCGTTGTGCGTTGTGTGTGAAGAAATGGTTGGCGAAAGCCACGGTTTTTGTGGTACGTGCTGGCGTGGGTTTACGTTCATTTCACCACCATTTTGTTCGTGCTGCGGGTTGCCATTTGAATATGAAGGCCAAAGCATCAATGATGCGGCGTTATGCGGCGCTTGCCTTGTTGACCGGCCTGACTTTACCGCTGCACGCGCTGCACTTGTTTATAATGAAGCCAGCAAAAGCGTACTGTTGCCATTCAAACATCAGGACCGAACCGATTTTGCCCGCGCACTTGCGCGTCTTCTTGCTCATGCTGGACAAGCGTTGATTGAAAAAGCCGATGCGTTGATGCCGGTACCATTGCATTTTACGCGTCTGTTTTCGCGCCGTTATAATCAATCGGCGTTGCTTGTGCACCAGCTTGCAAAATTATGTGGTAAGCCAATGGTACTGCATGCGTTAGCGCGCATCCGTTCTACGCATAGTCAGGGACATTTATCCCGTGAGCAACGCTATTCGAATGTCAAAAATGCTTTTCGGGTGCGCCCAAATGCACTTGCGCAAATTGAGGGAAGAAACCTATTATTGATTGACGATGTGCTAACAACAGGCGCTACCGCCAATGCATGCGTTATCGCTTTGAAAAAAGCCGGTGCGGCCAATGTAGATGTGTTGACGCTGGCACGGGTGGTCAAAGCCCATAGTTAG
- the grxC gene encoding glutaredoxin 3: MAHITVYSGPNCPYCERAKALLKKKGVAFDVIDVKADAVKFEEMLAKSNGRRTIPQIFINGTHVGGCDDLHALDAAGKLDPMLAQA, encoded by the coding sequence ATGGCACATATCACCGTTTATTCAGGCCCCAACTGCCCGTATTGTGAACGCGCAAAAGCCTTGCTTAAAAAGAAAGGTGTAGCTTTTGATGTCATCGATGTAAAAGCGGATGCCGTAAAGTTCGAAGAAATGCTGGCCAAGTCAAACGGCAGGCGTACCATTCCGCAGATTTTTATTAATGGCACGCATGTGGGTGGATGTGATGATTTGCATGCGCTTGATGCAGCCGGAAAACTTGACCCGATGTTGGCCCAAGCATGA
- a CDS encoding carbon-nitrogen hydrolase family protein yields MTAHPTLTLSCIQLNSVPSLAENLKTAEGLIRRAKEDGADMVVLPENLGCMARERKVKLAQAHAETEHPAVVLFASLARELKIWIVSGSLSITKTHDKMANRSLVFNPFGAIVGRYDKIHLYDATPKPGEIYRESGEIVPGNKAVLVDTPWGKLGLTICYDVRFPHLYRELAKAGAVMFTVPAAFTQTTGKAHWHTLLQARAIETGCFVFAAAQTGMHDGGRKTYGHSLIISPWGEILADGGEEVGIITATIQLGKVAEARKAIPSLKHDRDFDLE; encoded by the coding sequence ATGACAGCACATCCAACACTCACCCTTTCCTGTATCCAGCTTAACTCCGTTCCCAGTCTTGCGGAAAATTTGAAAACTGCCGAAGGACTTATACGCCGCGCAAAAGAAGATGGCGCAGACATGGTGGTACTTCCTGAAAACCTCGGCTGCATGGCGCGTGAACGTAAAGTTAAACTGGCGCAAGCGCATGCAGAAACTGAACATCCTGCGGTGGTCTTGTTTGCTTCCCTTGCCCGTGAATTGAAAATCTGGATTGTCAGCGGCAGTTTATCAATTACCAAGACCCATGATAAAATGGCGAACCGATCACTGGTATTTAATCCGTTTGGCGCGATTGTCGGACGGTATGATAAAATTCATTTATATGATGCAACGCCAAAGCCCGGTGAAATATACCGCGAGTCCGGTGAAATCGTGCCCGGCAATAAAGCGGTATTGGTTGATACGCCATGGGGAAAATTGGGTCTTACCATCTGCTATGACGTACGCTTTCCTCATCTTTATCGTGAACTTGCGAAAGCTGGTGCGGTAATGTTCACCGTGCCAGCAGCGTTTACCCAAACCACGGGAAAAGCGCATTGGCATACCTTATTGCAAGCGCGCGCAATCGAAACAGGCTGCTTTGTTTTTGCTGCTGCGCAAACCGGAATGCATGATGGTGGACGTAAGACATACGGGCATAGTCTCATCATCTCCCCATGGGGAGAAATTCTTGCCGATGGCGGAGAAGAAGTAGGTATTATCACCGCCACAATTCAACTCGGCAAAGTTGCGGAGGCACGCAAGGCCATCCCTTCCCTGAAACATGATCGTGATTTCGATTTAGAATAA
- a CDS encoding methyl-accepting chemotaxis protein, whose translation MKFLNHMRLMHKILVIVGILLLPIGFLLYQVVSMNNAQVEFSQAEADGSSLLVQVRDVEIAAARGRVAELNKQKDPYSKMDSEWAEVKKLAETSPFLTKEAIATFDDAKNIEFKLDRIVDIVGLVADKSNLTLDPDIDSFYTMDSVTVKIPSRVMEMSDVHAILTGAIEAGGTLSEENKQALQLKSAMQTTYSDGLNTNREKSFAGNADGSLKAALDIYYKEAEDSAQTMIDLTNAVLSKGDAKDLTTAKLNDAYLAFLKANEILWEKGDAELQRLLKKRISGFIAKEIESAIITTVLLLFAMIVMWLVSHSITKPISELVGIMSRLAKGELNLVVPGQDRKEEVGDIARAVVGISESVAARSKSEAEAKALADEQRRQEAQQMEHMAAMERKKAMNDMADHFESSVGSVVDTVSSAATELRSSAESMTQISNQTTDRATAVAAATEEATASVQTVATASEQLLAAINEISQKVEESAGFTRQAVSRAQATNVTVEGLAESAKKIDNVVKMIQDIAWQTNLLALNATIEAARAGDAGKGFAVVAAEVKNLADQTSKATVDISEQISNMQTNTQDAVKAIKDISGQIGQINQISESIAAAVEEQSASTKEIALNVRQASTGTQEVAKNIVEVSRASSESGEAAAQVLGASGELSKKSEQLRGLVEEFIAQIRS comes from the coding sequence ATGAAATTCCTGAACCATATGCGTTTGATGCACAAAATTCTAGTTATCGTGGGCATCTTGCTGCTGCCCATCGGCTTTTTGTTGTATCAGGTCGTTTCAATGAATAACGCGCAGGTGGAATTCAGCCAGGCTGAAGCTGATGGTTCAAGTTTGCTTGTTCAAGTGCGGGATGTAGAAATCGCTGCTGCCCGTGGCCGCGTTGCTGAATTGAACAAACAAAAAGATCCCTACAGTAAAATGGACAGTGAATGGGCAGAGGTGAAGAAACTCGCTGAAACTTCTCCGTTCCTCACCAAAGAAGCAATTGCTACGTTTGATGATGCCAAAAACATCGAATTCAAACTTGACCGTATCGTGGATATTGTTGGTCTTGTCGCGGATAAATCCAACCTCACACTCGACCCCGATATCGATAGTTTCTACACCATGGACAGCGTGACGGTTAAGATCCCCAGCCGTGTCATGGAAATGAGCGATGTGCATGCCATTCTTACCGGTGCAATCGAAGCAGGTGGAACCCTTTCCGAAGAGAACAAGCAGGCATTACAACTTAAGTCAGCGATGCAGACCACTTACTCTGATGGATTGAATACCAATCGTGAAAAAAGCTTTGCCGGAAATGCAGACGGTTCATTAAAGGCTGCACTGGATATTTACTACAAGGAAGCAGAAGATTCAGCGCAAACAATGATTGATCTGACCAATGCGGTGTTATCCAAAGGCGATGCCAAAGATTTAACTACTGCTAAACTGAATGACGCTTATCTGGCCTTCTTGAAAGCCAACGAAATCCTTTGGGAAAAAGGTGATGCAGAACTTCAACGTCTCTTGAAGAAGCGCATTAGCGGTTTTATAGCAAAAGAAATAGAAAGTGCAATCATTACAACTGTGCTTTTGTTATTTGCCATGATCGTGATGTGGCTCGTATCGCATTCGATCACCAAGCCTATATCAGAGCTGGTCGGGATTATGAGCCGGTTGGCCAAAGGCGAATTGAATCTGGTCGTGCCCGGGCAAGATCGCAAGGAAGAAGTGGGTGATATTGCCCGTGCCGTTGTGGGAATTAGCGAAAGCGTTGCCGCCCGCTCGAAGAGTGAAGCGGAAGCCAAAGCATTGGCTGATGAACAGCGCCGTCAAGAAGCCCAACAGATGGAACATATGGCGGCAATGGAACGCAAGAAAGCCATGAACGATATGGCTGACCATTTTGAGTCAAGTGTGGGTAGCGTGGTTGATACGGTTTCATCGGCTGCAACCGAACTTCGTTCAAGCGCTGAAAGCATGACCCAAATCTCCAACCAGACAACCGACCGTGCTACGGCAGTTGCCGCTGCAACCGAAGAAGCAACTGCATCGGTGCAAACCGTGGCAACAGCTTCCGAACAGCTCTTGGCTGCGATTAACGAGATTTCACAAAAAGTTGAAGAATCCGCAGGATTCACGCGTCAGGCCGTCAGCCGTGCGCAAGCAACTAATGTAACTGTGGAAGGTCTTGCAGAATCCGCCAAGAAGATCGACAACGTCGTGAAGATGATTCAAGACATTGCATGGCAAACCAATTTGCTGGCGTTGAACGCGACCATCGAAGCTGCGCGCGCAGGTGATGCTGGTAAAGGCTTTGCGGTAGTTGCGGCAGAAGTGAAGAATCTTGCCGACCAGACCTCCAAAGCAACCGTTGATATCTCCGAGCAGATTTCGAACATGCAAACCAATACGCAGGACGCAGTCAAGGCAATCAAGGATATTTCCGGTCAGATTGGCCAAATCAACCAGATATCCGAAAGCATCGCGGCAGCGGTCGAAGAACAATCGGCATCGACAAAGGAAATTGCCCTGAACGTGCGTCAGGCATCGACCGGTACACAGGAAGTCGCCAAGAATATCGTCGAGGTTAGCCGTGCATCGAGCGAATCGGGTGAGGCCGCAGCGCAAGTACTTGGCGCATCGGGCGAGCTATCGAAGAAGTCGGAACAACTGCGCGGCCTTGTTGAAGAGTTTATCGCGCAAATCCGTAGCTAA
- a CDS encoding response regulator → MMQSITPSEKTWLALVVDDHVYMRSLIRTMLHQIGIKQVEEFENAEICLRRISMTGATVPDLIVLDWHMQGMDGYEFCNTVRLNKNLREKHIPIIMVTGEKDPMLLEQATDMGVKAVLNKPVSLPKFKEAIRIAMGAQAPFSKQRP, encoded by the coding sequence ATGATGCAATCCATCACGCCAAGTGAAAAAACATGGCTCGCGCTGGTCGTGGATGACCATGTCTATATGCGCAGTCTGATCCGCACCATGCTGCATCAGATTGGTATCAAGCAGGTCGAGGAATTCGAAAATGCAGAAATATGCCTGCGGCGCATCAGCATGACCGGCGCTACCGTTCCTGATTTGATTGTGCTTGATTGGCACATGCAGGGGATGGACGGTTATGAATTCTGCAATACGGTGCGGCTAAACAAAAACCTTCGGGAAAAACATATTCCTATTATCATGGTTACCGGTGAAAAAGATCCGATGCTGCTGGAACAAGCAACGGATATGGGCGTGAAGGCCGTTTTGAATAAGCCTGTATCACTGCCGAAGTTCAAAGAAGCCATTCGCATCGCCATGGGCGCTCAAGCGCCGTTTAGCAAGCAGAGGCCGTAA
- the secA gene encoding preprotein translocase subunit SecA, with protein sequence MLAALTRNIFGTANERFLKQLRPVVGVINALEPKYAAMSDEELRAQTDLFRKRLQDGEKLDRLLPEAFAVVREAAKRTLGQRHFDVQLLGGMVLHQGKIAEMRTGEGKTLVATLPAYLNALTGKGVHIVTVNDYLAQRDSGWMGRVHSFLGLKVGCIVHGLNEEERRQAYAADITYGTNHEFGFDYLRDNMKFRSSDLVQRPFNYAVVDEVDSILIDEARTPLIISGPAEDSSELYRRIDEILVKHLKPDVYEKDEKSRTVNLTESGMVDMESWLSEAGLLNPGGLYDSSNVNTLHHVQQGLRAHTLFTRDVDYIVKDNKLVIIDEFTGRMMEGRRYGEGLHQALEAKEHVTIERENQTLASITYQNYFRLYPKLSGMTGTALTEAAEFEEIYNLSVVDMPTNVPVQRIDHDDVVFRTAAEKYNAIIDVIEECRKRQQPVLVGTVSIEKSELLSELLKKRKIAHNVLNARYHEQEAYIIAQAGRPGAVTIATNMAGRGTDIQLGGNLDMRIAQEAATLPDEAARSAKAEEIRKEVEAAREIVRQAGGLYVIGTERHESRRIDNQLRGRSGRQGDPGTSSFFLSLQDDLLRIYGADKMDAILASLGLRDGQSIEHPWISRALLKAQEKVEARNFDIRKNLLKFDNIMNDQRKVIYEQRREIMNADNVSETVTAMRHDVIENMVRVAVPANSYPEQWSLGELRDRIKTNLHLDLPVEEWGKEDGIAEGEFEARIKKAADEKYASKINAVEEGMRHHVEKLILLSTLDQVWKDHLLALDHLRSGIGLRAYGQRDPLNEYGREAFDLFSNMLDLLRVDATSRLLADSTRAPTEEEVLAQRRGLQMIENRGGDDEPASIPEGMARRAAGSSSSYAPTAYGKGAAAVAATGFDAKNPATWGKVQRNSPCPCGSGKKFKHCHGSLE encoded by the coding sequence ATGCTTGCGGCACTTACCCGTAATATCTTTGGCACAGCCAATGAACGTTTTTTAAAGCAGCTCCGCCCCGTTGTTGGCGTGATTAATGCACTGGAACCAAAATACGCTGCTATGTCCGATGAGGAGTTGCGCGCGCAAACCGACCTTTTCCGCAAGCGTTTACAAGATGGTGAAAAGCTTGATCGTTTATTGCCCGAAGCATTTGCCGTGGTGCGCGAGGCCGCCAAAAGGACACTGGGCCAACGCCATTTCGATGTGCAGCTGTTGGGCGGCATGGTATTGCATCAGGGCAAAATAGCTGAAATGCGCACCGGTGAAGGTAAAACACTGGTTGCAACCCTTCCTGCTTATTTAAACGCGTTGACAGGCAAAGGCGTTCACATTGTTACCGTGAATGATTATCTGGCGCAGCGCGATAGCGGGTGGATGGGCCGCGTGCACAGCTTCCTTGGTTTAAAAGTCGGCTGCATCGTTCATGGCTTGAATGAAGAAGAGCGACGCCAAGCTTACGCCGCCGATATTACCTATGGTACCAATCATGAATTCGGTTTTGATTATCTGCGCGATAATATGAAATTCCGTTCATCTGATTTGGTACAACGCCCGTTCAACTACGCGGTTGTTGACGAAGTAGACAGCATTTTGATTGATGAGGCGCGCACCCCGCTGATTATTTCAGGTCCTGCTGAGGATTCATCCGAGCTTTACCGCCGTATTGATGAAATTCTGGTCAAGCATTTAAAGCCTGATGTTTATGAGAAAGATGAAAAATCACGCACGGTGAACTTAACTGAAAGCGGCATGGTGGATATGGAGAGCTGGCTTTCCGAAGCTGGTCTTTTAAACCCCGGCGGATTGTATGATAGCAGCAACGTCAACACGCTGCACCATGTGCAGCAGGGCTTGCGTGCCCACACCTTGTTTACGCGCGATGTGGATTACATTGTAAAAGACAATAAACTTGTCATTATTGATGAATTCACTGGCCGTATGATGGAAGGCCGCCGTTATGGCGAGGGCCTCCATCAGGCTTTGGAAGCCAAGGAACACGTGACGATCGAGCGTGAAAATCAAACGCTTGCCAGCATCACCTACCAAAATTATTTCCGCCTATATCCCAAACTATCAGGCATGACGGGTACTGCGCTTACCGAAGCTGCGGAATTTGAGGAAATCTATAACCTATCGGTTGTCGATATGCCGACAAACGTGCCCGTACAGCGTATTGATCATGACGATGTGGTATTCCGCACCGCTGCCGAAAAATACAATGCAATTATTGATGTAATCGAAGAATGCAGAAAGCGCCAGCAACCGGTTCTGGTTGGCACGGTATCGATCGAAAAATCGGAATTGCTTTCCGAGCTTTTGAAGAAGCGCAAGATTGCGCATAACGTATTGAATGCACGCTACCACGAACAGGAAGCCTATATTATTGCGCAGGCTGGTCGCCCGGGCGCAGTAACCATCGCAACCAACATGGCGGGACGTGGTACGGATATTCAGCTTGGCGGTAATTTGGATATGCGTATAGCGCAGGAAGCAGCAACACTTCCGGACGAAGCTGCGCGCAGCGCGAAGGCTGAAGAAATCCGCAAGGAAGTGGAAGCTGCACGCGAAATCGTACGCCAAGCGGGTGGTCTTTATGTAATTGGTACGGAGCGTCATGAATCCCGCCGCATTGACAACCAGTTGCGCGGCCGTTCAGGTCGTCAGGGCGACCCCGGTACATCCAGTTTCTTCCTGTCCTTGCAAGATGATTTATTACGCATCTATGGCGCAGATAAGATGGATGCGATTTTGGCAAGCCTTGGTCTTCGTGATGGACAATCCATTGAGCATCCATGGATTAGCCGCGCATTGCTGAAAGCGCAGGAAAAAGTTGAAGCACGCAACTTTGATATCCGTAAAAACCTGTTGAAGTTCGATAACATTATGAACGACCAGCGCAAGGTGATTTATGAACAGCGCCGCGAAATCATGAATGCCGACAACGTATCTGAAACAGTTACTGCCATGCGCCATGATGTGATCGAAAATATGGTGCGCGTGGCCGTGCCAGCCAATTCATATCCTGAACAATGGTCACTTGGCGAATTGCGCGACCGTATTAAAACCAACCTGCATCTTGATTTACCTGTTGAAGAATGGGGCAAGGAAGATGGTATTGCCGAAGGTGAATTTGAAGCACGGATCAAGAAAGCGGCCGATGAAAAATACGCCTCTAAAATCAATGCTGTTGAAGAAGGCATGCGCCATCATGTTGAAAAGCTGATTTTGCTTTCAACCCTTGATCAAGTATGGAAAGACCATTTGCTTGCGCTTGACCATTTGCGCAGCGGGATTGGCCTTCGCGCTTATGGTCAACGTGACCCGTTGAATGAGTATGGTCGCGAAGCGTTTGATTTGTTCAGCAATATGCTTGATCTGCTGCGCGTCGATGCAACATCCAGATTGCTGGCAGATAGCACCCGTGCACCAACCGAAGAAGAAGTATTGGCACAACGTCGTGGCCTTCAGATGATTGAAAATCGCGGCGGTGATGATGAACCCGCCAGCATTCCCGAAGGCATGGCACGCAGAGCCGCTGGTTCATCCAGCTCGTATGCACCAACGGCTTATGGAAAAGGCGCAGCAGCAGTGGCGGCAACGGGCTTTGATGCCAAGAACCCCGCAACATGGGGCAAGGTGCAACGCAATTCCCCCTGCCCGTGCGGTTCAGGCAAAAAATTCAAACATTGCCACGGTTCGCTGGAGTAA
- a CDS encoding peptidylprolyl isomerase encodes MFNPKKALPKGIIVSVLLSAFLAPFPAIAEDDVVVARVNGSEIRKSDVMHELSALPAQLQQIPVDQIYPQLLDRMIDAKLLLAEGYAAKVNETADFKDRMKRAEERIITDVTLREKIKPMVTDDKIKAMYDSIVKASPKEEEVKARHILVKTEKEAKDIIELLNKGGDFNKLAAEKSTDTASATQGGDLGYFTKKTMVKPFADAAFAMKAGDYSKTPVKSDFGYHIIKVEDKREAKPVELEKVKPQLEAKVSDQAANEYIEAMRKKAKIERFGLDGKPMKEEDKKEEKK; translated from the coding sequence ATGTTCAACCCAAAAAAAGCACTGCCAAAGGGAATAATCGTCAGTGTTTTATTGTCGGCATTCCTTGCCCCGTTTCCAGCGATTGCTGAAGACGATGTTGTTGTAGCGCGCGTAAACGGTTCTGAAATCCGTAAATCGGATGTGATGCATGAACTCTCCGCATTACCGGCTCAGCTGCAACAAATTCCCGTTGATCAAATTTACCCGCAGCTTCTTGATCGGATGATTGATGCAAAATTGCTGCTCGCTGAAGGCTATGCAGCCAAGGTAAACGAAACGGCAGATTTCAAGGACCGCATGAAGCGCGCTGAAGAACGCATCATCACCGATGTGACGTTGCGTGAAAAAATCAAACCTATGGTTACGGATGATAAAATCAAAGCCATGTACGACAGCATTGTAAAGGCAAGCCCGAAAGAAGAAGAAGTTAAAGCGCGCCACATTCTGGTGAAAACTGAAAAGGAAGCCAAAGACATCATCGAGCTTTTGAACAAAGGCGGTGATTTCAACAAACTGGCTGCTGAAAAATCAACCGACACTGCTTCGGCAACCCAAGGCGGCGATTTGGGCTACTTCACCAAAAAGACCATGGTGAAGCCATTTGCTGATGCAGCATTCGCAATGAAAGCTGGTGATTATTCCAAAACCCCAGTGAAGTCTGATTTTGGCTATCACATCATCAAGGTTGAAGATAAGCGCGAAGCAAAGCCTGTTGAGCTTGAAAAAGTCAAACCGCAACTTGAAGCCAAGGTTTCTGATCAGGCTGCCAACGAATATATTGAAGCCATGCGCAAGAAGGCAAAAATCGAACGATTTGGCCTTGATGGTAAGCCGATGAAGGAAGAAGACAAGAAAGAAGAAAAGAAGTAA
- the argJ gene encoding bifunctional glutamate N-acetyltransferase/amino-acid acetyltransferase ArgJ produces MAIKHPRSPLAPKKPAALKPVRGVQLATLATGLRYTGRDDLLLAVMPHGTAVAGMFTQSTTAAAPVAWCRLLLKGKKARALLINAGNANAATGKAGIALLEESVRAVAFETGCDAGEVFVASTGIIGRPLPKKAIANFVPAIVKKLKSDAAVWTKASKAILTTDTFPKTVSRRVKINGKTITLSGFGKGSGMIAPNMATMLGFVFTDASIDAGVLQKMVKPATDKSFNSITVDGDTSTNDTLLVFATGAAQNTKITKTDSKDARAFAAALEEVLMELAQLIVRDGEGAQKLITIDVTGAENDKAARLHALTIANSPLVKTAIAGEDANWGRILGAAGRSGARLNMQRVKVSIGGYVICRNGEQIKNYDETPVAKYMKGRDVHIELDVGVGKGKARVWTCDLTHGYIDINGSYRS; encoded by the coding sequence ATGGCTATCAAACATCCACGCTCGCCCCTTGCGCCCAAAAAACCTGCAGCTTTAAAACCAGTGCGCGGTGTTCAGCTTGCAACGCTGGCAACAGGTCTGCGTTATACGGGCCGTGATGATTTGCTGTTGGCGGTCATGCCCCATGGCACCGCTGTCGCAGGGATGTTTACGCAATCGACCACAGCAGCTGCGCCTGTTGCGTGGTGCCGCCTGTTGCTGAAAGGCAAGAAAGCGCGCGCTTTGCTAATTAATGCAGGTAACGCGAATGCCGCAACAGGTAAGGCTGGCATTGCATTGTTGGAAGAAAGCGTGCGTGCTGTGGCATTTGAAACGGGCTGCGATGCTGGCGAAGTATTTGTTGCATCCACAGGTATTATTGGCCGCCCGCTTCCAAAAAAAGCGATTGCCAATTTTGTGCCCGCAATTGTAAAAAAATTGAAAAGCGACGCTGCGGTTTGGACCAAGGCATCCAAAGCAATTTTAACAACCGATACATTCCCAAAAACCGTCAGCCGGCGCGTTAAGATAAATGGCAAGACCATTACCCTTTCCGGTTTTGGCAAGGGTAGCGGTATGATTGCCCCGAATATGGCAACCATGCTTGGGTTTGTGTTTACCGATGCATCGATTGACGCCGGCGTTTTACAAAAAATGGTAAAACCTGCAACCGATAAAAGCTTTAACAGCATCACGGTGGATGGTGATACATCAACCAATGACACGCTTCTGGTTTTTGCAACAGGTGCAGCGCAGAACACTAAAATAACCAAAACCGATAGCAAGGATGCCCGTGCATTTGCCGCAGCACTTGAAGAAGTGCTGATGGAGCTTGCACAACTTATCGTGCGTGATGGCGAAGGCGCGCAAAAGCTTATAACCATTGATGTAACCGGCGCAGAAAACGACAAGGCCGCGCGGTTACACGCGCTTACTATCGCCAACTCCCCACTTGTGAAAACAGCCATTGCTGGCGAAGACGCAAATTGGGGACGTATTCTTGGAGCAGCAGGGCGCAGCGGCGCGCGTTTGAATATGCAGCGTGTCAAAGTTTCAATTGGTGGCTATGTCATTTGCAGAAATGGCGAGCAGATTAAAAATTATGATGAAACACCCGTTGCCAAATATATGAAGGGCCGCGATGTGCATATTGAACTTGATGTCGGTGTGGGTAAGGGCAAGGCCCGTGTGTGGACATGCGATTTGACCCACGGCTATATCGACATTAACGGCAGTTATCGAAGCTAA
- the mutT gene encoding 8-oxo-dGTP diphosphatase MutT — MSCIDVTAPIPPNPAKLVLVVAVALIDADGRVLLAQRPAGKEMAGLWEFPGGKVNQLETPEMALCRELREELNIETSPGCLYPLTFASHAYEKFHLLMPLYVCRMWHGTPQSVEGQKLSWVRINQLHEFEMPPADVPLIAALRDWL; from the coding sequence ATGTCCTGCATCGATGTCACAGCGCCAATTCCACCAAACCCAGCCAAGCTGGTGTTGGTGGTTGCGGTTGCATTGATTGACGCTGATGGCCGCGTATTGCTAGCACAGCGCCCAGCAGGAAAAGAAATGGCGGGGTTATGGGAATTTCCCGGCGGAAAAGTCAATCAATTGGAAACACCGGAAATGGCCTTGTGCCGCGAATTGCGCGAAGAACTGAATATTGAAACATCGCCCGGTTGCTTATATCCGCTTACGTTTGCTAGCCATGCTTACGAAAAATTCCATTTATTGATGCCGCTTTACGTATGCCGCATGTGGCATGGCACGCCCCAATCGGTGGAAGGACAAAAACTGAGCTGGGTGCGTATCAACCAGCTTCACGAATTTGAAATGCCGCCTGCGGATGTGCCGCTCATCGCAGCATTGCGTGACTGGTTATAA